From Thermodesulfobacteriota bacterium, a single genomic window includes:
- the mraY gene encoding phospho-N-acetylmuramoyl-pentapeptide-transferase — MLYHLLYPLHTTFSAFNVFKYITFRAIYASLTAFLICFLLGPWVIKKLGRMQVGQYIQKDGPEAHHKKAGTPTMGGTLIISSIVLSTLLWTQLTNFYIWIILFVIVGYGLIGFVDDYLMQVKKRNKGLSVRKKFILQSVIAVVAGFLVCSHPGFNTQVTIPFFKNISPDLGWGYVLFATLVIVGASNAVNLTDGLDGLAIGPVIIASVTYMFFAYIAGHIKISDYLQINYVAGCGEAAIFCGALAGAGMGFLWFNTYPAQVFMGDVGSLPLGASLGTVAVVTKQEILLVLVGGLFVVEALSVIFQVGFFKMTNGRRIFKMAPLHHHFELKGWPEPKVIVRFWIIAIALALISMSTLKLR; from the coding sequence ATGCTTTACCACCTACTCTATCCGTTACACACGACGTTTTCGGCATTTAATGTATTCAAATACATAACCTTTCGGGCTATTTATGCAAGCCTGACGGCCTTTTTAATCTGTTTTCTTCTGGGTCCATGGGTCATCAAAAAATTGGGCCGAATGCAAGTGGGCCAGTATATACAAAAAGACGGTCCCGAAGCCCACCACAAAAAAGCAGGCACACCCACGATGGGAGGGACGCTTATCATTTCGTCAATTGTATTATCAACACTCCTGTGGACCCAGTTAACTAATTTTTATATATGGATAATACTTTTTGTAATTGTGGGTTATGGCCTTATCGGGTTTGTGGATGACTACCTCATGCAGGTTAAGAAGCGCAACAAGGGGCTGAGCGTCCGCAAAAAGTTTATACTTCAGAGTGTCATAGCCGTAGTTGCCGGTTTCCTGGTTTGCTCCCATCCTGGCTTTAATACCCAGGTAACCATTCCCTTTTTCAAAAACATTTCACCGGACCTGGGATGGGGGTATGTCCTGTTTGCCACACTGGTTATTGTTGGCGCTTCAAATGCAGTAAACCTGACAGACGGTCTTGATGGCCTTGCCATAGGGCCGGTTATTATTGCTTCAGTGACCTATATGTTTTTTGCTTATATTGCCGGTCATATAAAAATTTCCGACTATCTCCAAATTAACTATGTGGCGGGTTGTGGTGAAGCGGCCATATTCTGTGGGGCCCTGGCCGGAGCAGGCATGGGATTTTTATGGTTCAACACATACCCTGCTCAAGTTTTCATGGGGGATGTAGGCTCTCTCCCACTAGGAGCCTCTCTCGGAACGGTGGCGGTGGTGACCAAACAGGAAATACTTCTGGTGCTGGTGGGTGGGCTTTTTGTGGTAGAAGCTCTTTCAGTGATTTTCCAGGTCGGTTTTTTTAAAATGACCAACGGCAGAAGAATCTTTAAAATGGCGCCGCTACACCATCATTTTGAATTAAAAGGATGGCCCGAACCAAAAGTCATTGTTCGATTCTGGATCATTGCAATTGCGCTTGCACTTATATCAATGAGTACGCTTAAGCTAAGATAA